In Oryza sativa Japonica Group chromosome 3, ASM3414082v1, one DNA window encodes the following:
- the LOC4333984 gene encoding transcription factor bHLH74, which yields MYSGQQSDQCPGPNSGKEFLEVNWDSVALHQKMGYNSGAFGFQAYPMVLEDREGLYRSPNGTFCQNIQLSDDHSSGAKRRKGIDDHIALLNPSASSRIQNVGDQQTEVSSQQERISMEEDNQKSCSKMQSKEDSSDGDGTKEDYVHVRAKRGQATNSHSLAERLRRKKISERMKLLQDLVPGCSKITGKAVMLDEIINYVQSLQRQVEFLSMKLATVNPELSFDIEQILSKQMMLSQDRHLAFYGVDPGSSALVAHFNQGIMQPEMLCNVSNPADVLQGTTIQDISTVNQIPAMWEGLQNIPHLNYNPGGAMAEGSTNNSGSMKIEK from the exons ATGTATTCAGGCCAGCAATCTGATCAGTGTCCTGGTCCAAATAGTGGCAAAGAATTCTTGGAGGTGAACTGGGATTCTGTTGCACTGCATCAGAAGATGGGGTATAACAGTGGCGCATTTGGATTTCAAGCTTACCCCATGGTGTTAGAGGATAGAGAGGGACTCTATAGATCACCCAACG GCACATTCTGTCAAAATATCCAACTGAGTGATGATCATAGCAGTGGTGCAAAGAGAAGGAAAGGAATAGATGATCACATTGCCTTGTTGAACCCATCAGCAAGTAGCAGGATACAA AATGTTGGTGATCAACAGACAGAGGTTTCATCTCAGCAAGAGAGGATATCAATGGAGGAGGACAACCAAAAGAGTTGCTCCAAAATGCAAAGCAAGGAAGATTCTTCTGATGGTGATGGTACTAAAGAAGATTATGTTCATGTCCGGGCAAAGCGAGGCCAAGCCACTAATAGCCACAGCCTTGCAGAAAGA CTgaggagaaaaaagataagcgAGAGGATGAAGCTGCTTCAAGATCTTGTCCCAGGCTGCAGTAAG ATCACTGGTAAGGCAGTCATGCTTGATGAGATAATCAATTATGTACAGTCACTACAACGTCAAGTTGAG TTTTTGTCGATGAAACTCGCAACTGTCAACCCTGAGCTTAGCTTTGATATTGAGCAGATTCTATCGAAACAA ATGATGCTTTCACAAGATAGACATCTTGCTTTCTACGGAGTCGACCCAGGATCAAGTGCCCTCGTTGCTCATTTTAACCAAGGAATCATGCAGCCAGAAATGCTGTGTAATGTTTCCAATCCTGCAGATGTTTTGCAGGGGACAACAATTCAGGACATCTCCACAGTTAACCAG ATACCTGCCATGTGGGAAGGACTTCAGAACATTCCTCACTTGAACTACAACCCTGGTGGCGCAATGGCAGAGGGCAGCACCAACAATTCTG GTTCCATGAAGATTGAAAAATGA
- the LOC4333985 gene encoding probable zinc metalloprotease EGY3, chloroplastic isoform X1, translating to MASSSLVTSLLFSSSSSSNTATSTSSRRSFSLFSKNQYCKPRPLRRSSSRLLVRCSLQQQQEEKAAPAAESHHAGGGQDDAATASHHAVEGENGVADADGGGVKKSKEELEEEEQQEVDWRSDEEFKRFMGNPSIEAAIKLEKKRADRKLRELDREPDANPLAGLLRGLARGQLAREKERLELAENTFKALDLNKVYQWRLDLKSCFGYDTFFAVDVRRFGDGGIFIGNLRKPVEEVRPKLEKKIAEAAGTDVTLWFMEEKNDDITKQVCMVQPKAEIDLQLEITKLSTPWGYLSAVALAVTTFGTIAIMSGFFLKPGATFDDYVSDVLPLFAGFLSILGVSEIATRLTAARYGVKLSPSFLVPSNWTGCLGVMNNYESLLPNKKALFDIPVARAASAYLTSVALAVSAFVSDGSLNGGKNALFVRPEFFYNNPLLSFVQAVIGPYADELGNVLPNAVEGVGVPVDPLAFAGLLGIVVTSLNLLPCGRLEGGRIAQALFGRGAAAVLSFATSVALGAGAIIGGSVLCLAWGLFATFVRGGEEIPAQDEITPLGSERYAWGLVLAVVCLLTLFPNGGGTYSSDFLGAPFFRGGI from the exons ATGGCGTCGTCCTCCCTCGTCACCTCTCTCTTGttcagcagtagcagcagcagtaacACTGCAACTAGTACAAGCTCAAGAAGAAGCTTCAGTCTTTTCTCCAAGAACCAGTACTGCAAGCCTAGGCCTCTCAGGCGAAGCAGTAGCCGCCTCCTCGTCAGGTGCTCCTTgcaacagcagcaggaggagaaggcggcgccggcggcggagtcgcaccacgccggcggcggacaGGACGACGCCGCCACGGCGTCGCACCACGCCGTGGAAGGAGAGAACGGTGTCGCagacgccgacggcggcggcgtgaagaAGAGCAAggaggagttggaggaggaggagcagcaggaggTGGACTGGAGGTCGGACGAGGAGTTCAAGAGGTTCATGGGGAACCCGTCCATCGAGGCCGCCATCAAGCTGGAGAAGAAGCGCGCCGACCGGAAGCTCCGCGAGCTCGACCGCGAGCCCGACGCCAACccgctcgccggcctcctccgcggCCTCGCTAGGGGCCAGCTCGCCCGCGAGAAGGAGAGGCTCGAGCTCGCCGAGAACACCTTCAAGGCGCTTGACCTCAACAAGGTATATCAATGGCGTCTTGAC CTCAAGAGCTGCTTCGGCTACGACACGTTCTTCGCCGTGGACGTCCGGAggttcggcgacggcggcatctTCATCGGCAACCTGAGGAAGCCCGTGGAGGAGGTGAGGCCGAAGCTGGAGAAGAAGATCGCCGAGGCGGCCGGCACAGACGTCACCCTCTGGTTCATGGAGGAGAAGAACGACGACATCACAAAACAG GTCTGCATGGTCCAGCCGAAGGCAGAGATCGACCTGCAGCTGGAGATCACCAAGCTGAGCACGCCGTGGGGATACCTGAGCGCCGTGGCGCTGGCCGTCACGACGTTCGGGACGATCGCCATCATGAGCggcttcttcctcaagcccggCGCGACGTTCGACGACTACGTCTCCGACGTGCTCCCTCTCTTCGCCGGCTTCCTCTCCATCCTCGGCGTATCCGAG ATCGCGacgaggctgacggcggcgaggtACGGCGTGAAGCTGAGCCCGTCTTTCCTGGTGCCGTCCAACTGGACGGGGTGCCTCGGCGTGATGAACAACTACGAGTCGCTGCTGCCGAACAAGAAGGCCCTGTTCGACATCCCggtggcgcgcgcggcgagcgCGTACCTCACCTCGGTGGCGCTCGCCGTCTCCGCGTTCGTCTCCGACGGCAGCCTGAACGGCGGCAAGAACGCGCTGTTCGTCCGGCCGGAGTTCTTCTACAACAACCCGCTGCTGTCGTTCGTGCAGGCGGTGATCGGGCCGTACGCCGACGAGCTCGGGAACGTGCTGCCGAACGCGGTGGAGGGCGTCGGCGTGCCGGTGGACCCGCTGGCGTTCGCGGGGCTGCTCGGGATCGTGGTGACGTCGCTGAACCTGCTGCCGTGCGGGAGGCTGGAGGGCGGGCGGATCGCGCAGGCGCTGttcgggcgcggcgcggcggcggtgctgtcGTTCGCGACGTCGGtggcgctcggcgcgggcgccatCATCGGCGGGAGCGTGCTGTGCCTGGCGTGGGGGCTGTTCGCGACGTtcgtccgcggcggcgaggagatcCCGGCGCAGGACGAGATCACGCCGCTGGGGAGCGAGCGCTACGCGTGGGGGCTCGTGCTCGCCGTCGTCTGCCTCCTCACGCTCTTCCccaacggcggcggcacctACTCCAGCGACTTCCTCGGCGCGCCATTCTTCCGCGGCGGCATCTAA
- the LOC4333985 gene encoding probable zinc metalloprotease EGY3, chloroplastic, translated as MASSSLVTSLLFSSSSSSNTATSTSSRRSFSLFSKNQYCKPRPLRRSSSRLLVRCSLQQQQEEKAAPAAESHHAGGGQDDAATASHHAVEGENGVADADGGGVKKSKEELEEEEQQEVDWRSDEEFKRFMGNPSIEAAIKLEKKRADRKLRELDREPDANPLAGLLRGLARGQLAREKERLELAENTFKALDLNKLKSCFGYDTFFAVDVRRFGDGGIFIGNLRKPVEEVRPKLEKKIAEAAGTDVTLWFMEEKNDDITKQVCMVQPKAEIDLQLEITKLSTPWGYLSAVALAVTTFGTIAIMSGFFLKPGATFDDYVSDVLPLFAGFLSILGVSEIATRLTAARYGVKLSPSFLVPSNWTGCLGVMNNYESLLPNKKALFDIPVARAASAYLTSVALAVSAFVSDGSLNGGKNALFVRPEFFYNNPLLSFVQAVIGPYADELGNVLPNAVEGVGVPVDPLAFAGLLGIVVTSLNLLPCGRLEGGRIAQALFGRGAAAVLSFATSVALGAGAIIGGSVLCLAWGLFATFVRGGEEIPAQDEITPLGSERYAWGLVLAVVCLLTLFPNGGGTYSSDFLGAPFFRGGI; from the exons ATGGCGTCGTCCTCCCTCGTCACCTCTCTCTTGttcagcagtagcagcagcagtaacACTGCAACTAGTACAAGCTCAAGAAGAAGCTTCAGTCTTTTCTCCAAGAACCAGTACTGCAAGCCTAGGCCTCTCAGGCGAAGCAGTAGCCGCCTCCTCGTCAGGTGCTCCTTgcaacagcagcaggaggagaaggcggcgccggcggcggagtcgcaccacgccggcggcggacaGGACGACGCCGCCACGGCGTCGCACCACGCCGTGGAAGGAGAGAACGGTGTCGCagacgccgacggcggcggcgtgaagaAGAGCAAggaggagttggaggaggaggagcagcaggaggTGGACTGGAGGTCGGACGAGGAGTTCAAGAGGTTCATGGGGAACCCGTCCATCGAGGCCGCCATCAAGCTGGAGAAGAAGCGCGCCGACCGGAAGCTCCGCGAGCTCGACCGCGAGCCCGACGCCAACccgctcgccggcctcctccgcggCCTCGCTAGGGGCCAGCTCGCCCGCGAGAAGGAGAGGCTCGAGCTCGCCGAGAACACCTTCAAGGCGCTTGACCTCAACAAG CTCAAGAGCTGCTTCGGCTACGACACGTTCTTCGCCGTGGACGTCCGGAggttcggcgacggcggcatctTCATCGGCAACCTGAGGAAGCCCGTGGAGGAGGTGAGGCCGAAGCTGGAGAAGAAGATCGCCGAGGCGGCCGGCACAGACGTCACCCTCTGGTTCATGGAGGAGAAGAACGACGACATCACAAAACAG GTCTGCATGGTCCAGCCGAAGGCAGAGATCGACCTGCAGCTGGAGATCACCAAGCTGAGCACGCCGTGGGGATACCTGAGCGCCGTGGCGCTGGCCGTCACGACGTTCGGGACGATCGCCATCATGAGCggcttcttcctcaagcccggCGCGACGTTCGACGACTACGTCTCCGACGTGCTCCCTCTCTTCGCCGGCTTCCTCTCCATCCTCGGCGTATCCGAG ATCGCGacgaggctgacggcggcgaggtACGGCGTGAAGCTGAGCCCGTCTTTCCTGGTGCCGTCCAACTGGACGGGGTGCCTCGGCGTGATGAACAACTACGAGTCGCTGCTGCCGAACAAGAAGGCCCTGTTCGACATCCCggtggcgcgcgcggcgagcgCGTACCTCACCTCGGTGGCGCTCGCCGTCTCCGCGTTCGTCTCCGACGGCAGCCTGAACGGCGGCAAGAACGCGCTGTTCGTCCGGCCGGAGTTCTTCTACAACAACCCGCTGCTGTCGTTCGTGCAGGCGGTGATCGGGCCGTACGCCGACGAGCTCGGGAACGTGCTGCCGAACGCGGTGGAGGGCGTCGGCGTGCCGGTGGACCCGCTGGCGTTCGCGGGGCTGCTCGGGATCGTGGTGACGTCGCTGAACCTGCTGCCGTGCGGGAGGCTGGAGGGCGGGCGGATCGCGCAGGCGCTGttcgggcgcggcgcggcggcggtgctgtcGTTCGCGACGTCGGtggcgctcggcgcgggcgccatCATCGGCGGGAGCGTGCTGTGCCTGGCGTGGGGGCTGTTCGCGACGTtcgtccgcggcggcgaggagatcCCGGCGCAGGACGAGATCACGCCGCTGGGGAGCGAGCGCTACGCGTGGGGGCTCGTGCTCGCCGTCGTCTGCCTCCTCACGCTCTTCCccaacggcggcggcacctACTCCAGCGACTTCCTCGGCGCGCCATTCTTCCGCGGCGGCATCTAA